The Saccharomyces eubayanus strain FM1318 chromosome XIII, whole genome shotgun sequence DNA segment ACAAAAACTACTATCGAATAAAACTTCAACAAGAGCATTCCTCTCAGGTTCCACACTAAATGGAATTAGCGAACCGTCCGGTGAAGACTGTGACTTTGATCTATCTTGTGCAGTGTGCAAAGTCAATGAGAGAAATACAATACTATGGCCTTGTCGATGCTTTGCCCTGTGCGAAGATTGTAGAATTTCTTTAGGTTTACGTGGATTTAGCACTTGCGTGTGTTGTAGGGGTAAAGTCCATGGATACTGTAAGGTTCATCCAATTTCAAGCCATACGTAAGATAATATACAGTTTACACGGCCTTTGAAGGACAGTCATATAAGCATACCACCACAACTGTCACGTTCAGAGCTTGCGTCCAGATACTGAATTTTTAAGCATCTTCTAGAGAGCAATTtagtattttctttttgttttctaaaaatttttcaagtgcAAATTATATTTAACATTTTGTATCAttagtatatataaaccTGTCAGAGGCGGTTATATCATtagagagagaaagaataaACTATACATCGATCGGTGCTCATTCTATTTTATGGTCCATAAAACTCAACTATACTGTCAACTAGTGGTGGAACAAACGAATTGGATTTTCAACGTAAACCAAATCAAATGAATCGGCAGCTGAAAAGACGACTTTGTCCATGACTGAGCCAGATGGAGCAGCAATGTATTTGACACCAGATTTGACGGCTCTGTAAACGTTATCAGGGAATGGGAAAAACGCATCTGAGGATAGCGATACATTGGTTAATTTACTCGAccaatcttttctttcttctggaGTAAATGGTTTTGGAAGTTCTTCAAACTTAGATTCATATTCAGATTTTTCTGGTTCTTCAGTTGGAATCTGACCAGTTACGAATAAATCAATAGcgtttgatttttctggTCTTTTCACACCTTTAGCCCATTTGATTTCCAAAACTCTTGGATGTTGTCTGAACCACCAATTATCGGCCTTCTCACCAGCCAATCTTGTACAGTGGATTCTGGATTGTTGACCAGCACCCAATCCGACAACCATACCATTTCTTGCGTAACATACTGAGTTGGATTGAGTATATTTCAAAGCGATGGTAGCAACTGTCAAGTCAATTACCGCCTGCTCGGTTaggtttttgttttgggaaacaatttctttgaaagtaGATTGATTGATTATAGCGtcatttctcttttgttccAAAGTAACACCGTATACTTGTCTCCTTTCGACAGAGCCTGGAACATAGTTTGGATCGATCTGTAGAACACAGTACTTACCACCCTTCTTCTTGGACAAAATGGCTAAAGCTTCAGGTTCATAACCAGGGGCAATGACACCGTCGGAGACCTCCCTTGAGATAATCTTGGCGGTTGGTACATCAACTATATTGGAAAGAGCGATCCAGTCACCGAATGAAGACATTCTATCAGCACCACGAGCTCTTGCGTAGGCACATGCCAATGGagacaaattttcaatgtcAGCGACAAAATAAACTTGCTTTTCCACATCAGACAATGGGATACCTACGGCGGCACCAGCTGGTGAAACGTGCTTGAAAGAGGCTGCAGCTGGCAAATTCAACGAAGCAGATAACTCTTTGACTAATGGCCATGAGTTTAGAGCATCTAACAAATTAATGTATCCTGGGGAGCCACATAGCACTTTGAAAGGCAAGCTATCTTGTTCGCTGACGTAGGCTTGAGCTGGCTTTTGATGTGGGTTGGCACCGTAACGTAAAGTGATCTGGGCTTGCCCTTCAGAGTATTgctttctgaaaaaatcagaaatTGCTGCATCGTAATCAGCTGTGTGTTCGAAAGCTTTCAAAGCTAGTCTGTTCTTCAAGTCTTGGGAAATTTCACCGTTGTTGGATAGCTCACCCAGAAATTCGGAGTAGTCCTTTGGATCGGATAATATAGTGACTCTAGTGTGGTTCTTGGCCGCAGCTCTTAATAGAGTGACACCACCAATGTCAATTTCCTCGACAGCTTCGGGAATAGTCACACCCACCTTGGCAACAGTTTCCTTGAAAGGATACAAGTTACAGACAACGAAGTCGACTTTTTCGATGTGTTGTTCCTTTAAGTCTTTCTCATCGCTATCGATGTTTCTGGCAAGGATACCACCGTGAACGGCTGGATGCAAAGTCTTCACTCTACCGCCCAACATTTCTGGGGCGTGTGTGATAGCGGACACGTCTTCAATGGGGAAGCCTGCATCACGAATCATACGAGCAGTTCCACCAGAAGCGAGGATACGAACGTTCTTTTCGATTAGACCTCTGGCCAAATCAAGTAGACCTGTCTTGTCGTAGACTGATAGGATTGCAGTTTTTGTGTAGTTGGCCatatttgatgatgatatgTGCTTGATTGTCTAATTAGAACAACTATAATCGTATATAATCGTGCTTATTAAGTAGCGTAATACTGAAGATTCAATCAAGTTTACGTTTATATACATAGAACAAGCGTGATGCTCCAATGGAATATTACCGAGTTATGAAAGAGGAGTCAGTTCATTTTTGGGTATTCCGCGATACCTTGCAGGGCTCTTCTTATGAATTACACTGACTTCTGCAGTGACATGACTTGGCATGATTAATATCGTTCCcgttggaaaagaaagagtcAAAAAACTACACATCTTTCAGCTTACCCGCGCACCTAAGAGTGGAAAACTAGGAAATATCGAAAACGGAAAGGTGATGTGAATGGATGGATTGAAGGAATGTATTTATGTACTAATATTGAAGTATATAGGGCTCTAATtagtttattttctgtATCTCCATAGGGACAAAGTGTTATGCTTCTTCCAGGTCTTTCTTCTACCGGCCTTGGTGTTGTTGAATCTGTGACCCTTGTTGATACCTCTGGATTTCTTACCAGTGGCAGTCAAACCTCTGGCTTCACGGTGTTTGTGAACTGGGTTACAGATCCAGTTGTAACGGGCATCTCTTCTGATAGCCTTGTGTTGAGGGTCGACCAAGATAACTTCGAAGTACTTGTAAGTAGAATCTTGGTTAACCCAGTAAGAGTTCAAGACTCTCAAGTTAGCGGCACGACGGCCGACTCTTTCTTCAGCGGTAGCTCTCAAGGATCTTTGGTATTTCAATTCGTTGACACCTTGGTTAGTTGGCTTACCGTAGGTGGCACCTTTTGGAACAGGTCTCTTTCTGTTACCACGTCTAACCCTGACACGGTAAATCACGAAACCTTGCTTGGCCTTGTAACCTAGTCTTCTAGCTTTGTCTGGTCTAGTTGGTCTAGCGGCTCTGTGAATGACGTTCTTTTGTCTGTATTCCCAGACTCTGACTCTTTGCAAGAATCTCAAAACATCGGattgcttctttctttgcagCTCTTCTAAATACTTGTAGGCACCCATTTTTCGTGTGGTTGTTTACGATTGTGTTTGTGTTTGCTTATGTTTGACGTTAAAGAATAAGATCTTTTTACAGGttgaaatatattcaattgCTTAAGTAAATGAAGGacatctgaaaaaaaaaaagacgaagaaaatgtaacggttcagaaaaaaaataaaaacgaaggaaaaacagaaaaccGCCGGGTaacaatcaaaaaataaaaactagGTATAGCAATAACAATTTAGTCTATGAAAGGATAAAGCGGTGCgacaaaaaatgaaagagcGCCTACTCCTCCCCCCAGCTCAGGCAACTCTGCGTCAATACCAAGATGGTACCACAGGCCAACAAGACTGTCTTAGTAGTCACTCcttccaaaagaaagaccCAAGCACAATGGCGCACAATGTGTTTCCTGATCGGACCTGATTTGAATTGATCTGACCTGATCTGTGCGTGTGCTCTCTGCTGCACACACAGGGGCTGCGGAAGAGGCGGTGCCGCCACGGACCGGCAGCCCAGCAGCCCAACAGCTCAGCAGCCCACAACCCAGCCCGGTCTCCCTCCTGCAGCAGCCACCGGGCTGGGCTGGATTTAGCCTCGACGATGGTGGCCAGAACCCCCCTTCCTGGGCTGCATGGAGGCAACGCGTCGCTGCGTTCCGGAACACGAAGATTGCGAAACACGCCTCCGAGTTGACGTAGTACAGGATGCTTGCTGTATTGCCCGATGCGGAAACCATACTGCCATATTGGTAAAAAACATCATGGCGGGTCTATTCTATTTTTKGCTCATGGAGTCTCGAGCGTGGAACagttaaaaaaagtatataaacAATCAGAATACAGTTACGGATAGCAGATCAGTTAGTTCTGTAATAGATTGTTCTTTTGGtgtttcattttcagaTCTCAGCAATAACCACCAAATAAAAACCACCACATACACacaatcttcaaaaatggcCAGCTCTTCATCCgtttcctcttcctctgtCCAGACCAACAGTGCTCTAGTCAACAACAGTGCCGTAGCTGCCTCTTCTGTCTCTGCCAGTGCTAGTGCCAGCGCCAACTCCTCCGGTAACAGCACTACCTCTTCCAAGAACGCCGCCCCAGGTATGGTTGCCAACCCAGTCTCCTGGAAGTACGGTGCCGTCATGGCTGCCATCGCCGCCGGCTCTTTCGTCCTAGGTGCCGGTATCTAAGAATTTTCGGAGCTGTGTTTTTCCTCTCAACcttctgctgctgttgtACTATAAAATTAGGAATGATGGATAGACAGGAATAGtacataataataataataataataataataaaaataataatatcataaCCGAGCACATCCTCTGCGTCTGGctatattgaaaaaaaagcacaaaTGGCTGGTTTTGTATATACCGGACCTATGGGCCGTTAGCATGTTTCCTATATACGTTATTTTTAATGTACTATTATTTATAATTAATACATTGTTTAAAACGATCAAAAagtaatattttctttgttttacACTTTTACCCGGCCATCGCTTGCTGCCTTGATGCTCGAGTGGAGGAAAATTGTAGAAAAGGTCTTCTCTTTTGGCATATAGATGAAACAAAGATCTTTCATAGCTCGGTTCAGAAAACTGCAAGCAAGGTACATTGAAACACCGTTGAGAATGGCTAGTTTTTTCGTCAAGTTATGGGAGAGTGTGTTTGAACCAGGGACCACCCCACAGTTGGTCATCGCCACACACGCTTCTTTCGTTGCATTGCTGTTGACCTTGATGTGGCTTATTTACGCCACGCACGGCAACATCCACTTCTACGTTCTGTTCGGCATTTCTCTTTTGCTCTGGATCACTGTTATCTGGTTCATTAGCGAACTATCCTTGGTCAAGTTGAAAGATAACGATGAACTGGATAAAGTTGCCAACGAAAAGAACGAAACCGAAGCAACGAACGACACTGATAACAAGCAAGAAAGCGGGAACACCACTGGCAGTTCCAGACCCGCTCAAACGCATTCCAGGTCGAGAAAGGCATAGGCTCATACATACTTAAGTACATAGTTATAACTGTTATTGATATACTGTAATACTCGTAGACGCCCGGGTAACCTCCGcaatactttttttctggcCGCTTCAGGGTCTCCCCTGAAGGCTTTTCgcattctttctttttttttttttttttttttttcaattaaaaATTTGGGCTCAAGAATGGATGGAGTGGAGCAcatgaaagagaaaacgtCAACAAAGAGATTGTTCGGTTCGACGCTTTTGGAAGTATATTTGTTCCGCTTTTGCACACCAATAACAAGCGTTTTGAGTGGCTGCATCTGCATTATATtccttccaaaattttaGCTTCAGTCTAAGCGAcagctgtttttttttttgtgacGGTTATAAATAGATTTGGGACTTCCATTAGGTTTCCAAACGAATCGCCAAGAAccttaaaaaagaagtgcAAAGAGGTACCGACGAATCCCGTAAAGTAGTGAGACAATACAAGGTTAACATACCCACAAATTCAACTCAAAATGGATGCAGGTATTTCAGCCATGGCTCCACGAAACGGCCAGCCTTCTGCAAGAGCACAATTAAGGAATAATTTACTGAATAGCGATATAGGAAACATTGACATTCGAGAAGAAACTCCCATTTCAGgccaggaaaaaaatagcgGTAACATCAGCAACCAGTCCTTCCCCATGCCACAGCAACAGccacagcaacaacagcaacagcaataTCAGATCCCCCAACAATACTATCGCAACAATTCCAATGAAGCTCCGATGCCAGTTCCAGTGCAATATCCGCAAATGCCTACGCAAATGCATccgcagcagcagcagcagcagcagcagcagcaatatGACTTTGGGTACTCCGATCCATCGACGAATGGAATACCAGTAATACAGCATAATTTTCCTAAACCAACACCAAGCAATAATCGGAACAGTACTAATACCAGAAAGTCATCCTCTCTAACTCAaagttcattttccaatttcttcaagCATAAACATCAATTTGGTAagtccaagaaaaaaacaaaaggcGGAGCTGGAGATggtgacgatgatgacgacgtGATCATGGAAGATTCTACCAGTGCAGACTTAACTTTCAATGATATCCAGACGTTTGGCCACAAAGGTGGCGACAAGTACGGATACGGCGGTGACTCTACACCTATCATCCCCACTTTAGTGACTAAAGATCGCGGGAATATGACTAATACTGAATATAGGAAGTACCTCAcgaatcaaagaaaaattgcaaTGAACGCCATGGCAAAGCAAACCCAAAATGTCGGGGCAGACTCGTTGCCGCCTAGAGCAATGTCTTTGCAAAGTTTCCCGAACGGTAATCCTATGGTGCAAGCTCCCACTCCACATCCGTTATTCCAACCGAACAACACGATGAATCCTAATAACTCAAGGTCAAATTCATTAATGAGTGGGCCTCCTCGACAAtttcagcagcagcagcagcaacaaagAGGACCTCCGTTGAATCAATATAATAACCGACCAGGACAATTTCAGAATCCTTCTCAACCGGTTATGCGTCCTGGCCAACAACCACCTCAACAACCGCGTGCTATGTCATTAA contains these protein-coding regions:
- the ADE17 gene encoding bifunctional phosphoribosylaminoimidazolecarboxamide formyltransferase/IMP cyclohydrolase ADE17, with amino-acid sequence MANYTKTAILSVYDKTGLLDLARGLIEKNVRILASGGTARMIRDAGFPIEDVSAITHAPEMLGGRVKTLHPAVHGGILARNIDSDEKDLKEQHIEKVDFVVCNLYPFKETVAKVGVTIPEAVEEIDIGGVTLLRAAAKNHTRVTILSDPKDYSEFLGELSNNGEISQDLKNRLALKAFEHTADYDAAISDFFRKQYSEGQAQITLRYGANPHQKPAQAYVSEQDSLPFKVLCGSPGYINLLDALNSWPLVKELSASLNLPAAASFKHVSPAGAAVGIPLSDVEKQVYFVADIENLSPLACAYARARGADRMSSFGDWIALSNIVDVPTAKIISREVSDGVIAPGYEPEALAILSKKKGGKYCVLQIDPNYVPGSVERRQVYGVTLEQKRNDAIINQSTFKEIVSQNKNLTEQAVIDLTVATIALKYTQSNSVCYARNGMVVGLGAGQQSRIHCTRLAGEKADNWWFRQHPRVLEIKWAKGVKRPEKSNAIDLFVTGQIPTEEPEKSEYESKFEELPKPFTPEERKDWSSKLTNVSLSSDAFFPFPDNVYRAVKSGVKYIAAPSGSVMDKVVFSAADSFDLVYVENPIRLFHH
- the RPL15B gene encoding 60S ribosomal protein eL15, yielding MGAYKYLEELQRKKQSDVLRFLQRVRVWEYRQKNVIHRAARPTRPDKARRLGYKAKQGFVIYRVRVRRGNRKRPVPKGATYGKPTNQGVNELKYQRSLRATAEERVGRRAANLRVLNSYWVNQDSTYKYFEVILVDPQHKAIRRDARYNWICNPVHKHREARGLTATGKKSRGINKGHRFNNTKAGRRKTWKKHNTLSLWRYRK
- the NCW1 gene encoding Ncw1p → MASSSSVSSSSVQTNSALVNNSAVAASSVSASASASANSSGNSTTSSKNAAPGMVANPVSWKYGAVMAAIAAGSFVLGAGI
- the PKR1 gene encoding Pkr1p, producing the protein MKQRSFIARFRKLQARYIETPLRMASFFVKLWESVFEPGTTPQLVIATHASFVALLLTLMWLIYATHGNIHFYVLFGISLLLWITVIWFISELSLVKLKDNDELDKVANEKNETEATNDTDNKQESGNTTGSSRPAQTHSRSRKA